The following coding sequences lie in one Euhalothece natronophila Z-M001 genomic window:
- a CDS encoding AMIN domain-containing protein, translating to MFFLPLRPRLLILICSYFVLSYAPSAFALSEWEFNPETSHLQFTLEDSLTPTYFFLDDPKRIVIDIPKTQLEGDSIQQNYQGLIQEIRIGQFEEETARIVLELAPDATLASDEISLNATAKGEEKQWQLNPTLEKVEFPLSTLMTIPSLEEKAVISSQQKVQVPSPPSEQARSSQESSSELTLPAGTEFQVRYRGETSLKLEVDQPWQEVLFLESELTNEEGELIASNQTPVIGKFETTSEGTRFVTQALITTVEPTATRELNTVIPLKAHSSLINNPESKSSSNQITICPDTLLTLELREDWNYQR from the coding sequence ATGTTTTTCTTACCCTTGAGGCCCCGCCTATTAATCCTAATCTGTAGCTACTTTGTCCTTAGTTATGCCCCTAGCGCCTTCGCTTTATCAGAATGGGAATTTAATCCTGAAACTTCGCATTTACAGTTTACACTTGAAGACTCACTCACCCCAACTTATTTTTTCCTTGATGATCCCAAGCGCATTGTCATTGATATTCCTAAAACGCAACTAGAAGGAGACTCAATTCAGCAAAATTACCAAGGGCTAATTCAAGAAATTCGCATTGGGCAATTTGAAGAAGAAACTGCTCGCATTGTTCTCGAACTCGCTCCAGATGCAACATTAGCCTCTGATGAGATTTCTTTAAATGCCACTGCTAAGGGGGAGGAGAAGCAATGGCAATTGAACCCAACCCTTGAGAAAGTTGAATTTCCGCTTTCTACTCTTATGACAATCCCCTCTTTAGAAGAGAAAGCTGTGATTTCCTCTCAGCAAAAAGTACAAGTTCCCTCACCCCCCTCAGAACAAGCCAGAAGCTCTCAGGAGTCTTCTTCAGAATTGACATTACCAGCAGGAACCGAATTTCAAGTTCGTTATCGTGGCGAGACCTCTTTAAAATTAGAAGTAGATCAACCTTGGCAAGAGGTACTATTTCTAGAAAGCGAGTTAACTAATGAGGAAGGCGAGTTAATTGCTTCCAACCAAACCCCAGTCATTGGAAAATTTGAAACCACATCTGAGGGAACTCGATTTGTTACTCAAGCCCTGATTACAACAGTTGAGCCGACAGCAACTAGAGAACTTAACACGGTAATTCCACTAAAAGCACATTCCTCCTTGATTAACAATCCAGAATCCAAATCAAGCTCGAACCAGATCACTATTTGTCCTGATACGCTATTGACATTAGAATTGAGAGAAGACTGGAATTATCAAAGATGA
- a CDS encoding aldo/keto reductase codes for MRVLGKSEVKISPILMGTWQAGKAMWTGIKDEETIQAIRSGVEAGITTIDTAEIYGEGYSEQIVAQAVADIREKVQLASKVFPTHLKYDQVIEACDRSLKHLKTDYLDLYQIHWPSGSFNSEIVPISETMEALNHLKQQGKIRAIGVSNFSRDQLAEAQQYGQIDSVQPPYSLFWRQAEKELIPYCVENEITVLAYSSLAQGLLTGKFGPNHQFEEGDHRSKNKLFQGENYQRALSAIADLRPIAEKKGCTLAQLALAWLIAQPNTCAIAGARNPEQALGNAKALNINLSDAELNEIDQIGRKVTDHLLDENPVLWTFKV; via the coding sequence ATGCGCGTTTTAGGCAAGTCTGAGGTCAAAATTTCCCCCATTTTAATGGGAACTTGGCAAGCGGGAAAAGCGATGTGGACGGGGATTAAAGATGAGGAAACCATTCAAGCAATTCGCTCAGGAGTGGAAGCAGGAATTACCACCATTGATACAGCCGAAATTTATGGGGAAGGTTATTCGGAACAAATTGTTGCCCAAGCGGTTGCCGATATTCGGGAAAAAGTACAGTTAGCCAGTAAGGTTTTTCCCACCCACTTAAAGTATGATCAGGTAATTGAAGCCTGCGATCGCTCCTTGAAACATCTGAAAACCGATTACCTCGATTTATATCAGATTCATTGGCCCAGTGGTTCCTTTAATAGCGAAATTGTCCCGATTTCTGAAACCATGGAGGCGCTGAATCATCTCAAGCAGCAAGGAAAAATTCGCGCGATCGGGGTATCGAATTTCTCACGAGATCAACTTGCCGAAGCGCAACAATATGGGCAAATTGATAGTGTGCAGCCTCCCTATTCCCTCTTTTGGCGACAAGCAGAGAAAGAATTAATCCCCTATTGTGTGGAAAATGAGATTACTGTGCTTGCTTATTCCTCTCTCGCCCAAGGCTTATTAACGGGCAAATTTGGCCCCAATCATCAGTTTGAAGAAGGGGATCATCGCTCGAAAAATAAGCTGTTTCAGGGAGAGAATTATCAACGCGCCTTAAGCGCGATCGCGGATTTACGTCCGATTGCTGAGAAAAAGGGCTGTACCTTAGCTCAACTCGCCCTAGCATGGCTGATTGCTCAACCCAATACCTGCGCGATCGCGGGAGCAAGAAATCCTGAACAAGCCCTAGGAAATGCTAAAGCCCTTAATATTAATTTATCAGACGCTGAACTAAACGAGATTGATCAAATTGGACGTAAAGTAACTGATCACTTATTAGACGAAAATCCCGTTCTTTGGACATTTAAAGTTTAA